Proteins co-encoded in one Streptomyces sp. NBC_01283 genomic window:
- a CDS encoding glutamate-1-semialdehyde 2,1-aminomutase codes for MDTEHTEDTESPDSTEEFLLPRSRRANERLHAMVPGGAHTYAKGDDQYPEDLAPVISHGSGAHVWDVDGNRYIEYGSGLRSVSLGHAHPRVIEAVRREIGRGSNFVRPSFVEVEAAERFLATVPTAEMVKFTKNGSDATTAAVRLARAATGRPRVAICGDHPFFSVDDWFIGTTPMSAGIPASTTELTVAFPYGDLAATEELLTRYQGEVACLILEPAGHTEPPPGYLAGLRDLADRHGCVLVFDEMITGFRWSEAGAQGLYGVVPDLSTFGKALGNGFAVSALAGRRDLMERGGLRHSGERVFLLSTTHGAETHSLAAAMAVQATYVEEGVTARLHALGERLAAGVRDAAAGMGVGEHIVVRGRASNLVFATLDENGQPSQEYRTLFLRRLLAGGVLAPSFVVSSALSDADIDRTVEVVAQACAVYRKALDATDPTPWLGGRPVKPVFRRLA; via the coding sequence GTGGACACCGAACACACCGAAGACACCGAAAGCCCTGACAGCACCGAGGAGTTCCTCCTCCCCCGGTCGCGGCGGGCGAACGAGCGGCTGCACGCCATGGTCCCCGGGGGCGCTCACACCTACGCCAAGGGCGACGACCAGTACCCCGAGGACCTGGCCCCGGTCATCAGCCACGGCAGCGGCGCACACGTGTGGGACGTCGACGGCAACCGCTACATCGAGTACGGCTCCGGCCTGCGGTCGGTGAGCCTCGGCCACGCCCACCCGCGCGTGATCGAGGCGGTGCGACGGGAGATCGGCCGAGGGAGCAACTTCGTCCGGCCCTCCTTCGTGGAGGTCGAGGCCGCGGAACGCTTCCTGGCCACGGTACCGACCGCCGAGATGGTGAAGTTCACGAAGAACGGCTCCGACGCCACCACCGCCGCGGTACGTCTCGCCCGCGCCGCCACCGGACGCCCGCGGGTGGCCATCTGCGGTGACCATCCGTTCTTCTCCGTCGACGACTGGTTCATCGGCACCACTCCGATGTCCGCCGGTATTCCGGCGTCGACCACTGAGCTCACCGTGGCGTTCCCGTACGGGGACCTGGCCGCCACGGAGGAGTTGCTCACCCGGTACCAGGGGGAGGTCGCCTGCCTGATCCTCGAACCCGCGGGCCACACCGAGCCTCCGCCCGGGTATCTCGCCGGCCTGCGTGATCTTGCCGACCGGCACGGCTGCGTACTGGTCTTCGACGAGATGATCACCGGGTTCCGCTGGTCCGAGGCGGGCGCGCAGGGCCTGTACGGCGTCGTCCCCGACCTCTCCACGTTCGGCAAGGCGCTGGGCAACGGGTTCGCCGTCTCCGCCCTTGCCGGGCGCCGCGATCTGATGGAGCGGGGCGGGCTGCGCCACTCCGGCGAGCGAGTGTTCCTGCTGTCCACCACGCACGGTGCGGAAACGCACTCGCTGGCAGCCGCGATGGCCGTGCAGGCCACCTACGTCGAAGAGGGTGTCACCGCGCGGCTGCACGCCCTCGGCGAGCGTTTGGCCGCCGGTGTCCGCGATGCCGCGGCCGGCATGGGCGTCGGCGAGCACATCGTTGTCCGGGGCCGGGCCAGCAACTTGGTCTTCGCCACCCTCGACGAGAACGGGCAGCCGTCGCAGGAGTACCGCACCCTGTTCCTGCGCCGGCTCCTGGCGGGCGGCGTGCTCGCCCCGTCGTTCGTGGTGAGCAGCGCGCTCAGCGACGCCGACATCGACCGCACCGTCGAGGTGGTGGCCCAGGCGTGCGCGGTGTACCGGAAGGCCCTGGACGCCACCGACCCCACCCCCTGGCTGGGCGGGCGACCGGTGAAGCCGGTGTTCCGCCGCTTGGCGTGA
- the rfbC gene encoding dTDP-4-dehydrorhamnose 3,5-epimerase, producing the protein MKATEVPAIDGAYLFEPTPYADERGFFSRTFDADVVRSVGLDPNAFIQDSLSRSVRGVLRGLHLRSGAGEAKLVRCSYGKIFDVVVDLRTDSPTYRNRAFFELSDETQATLYIPAGCAHGFQALTETADTSYRIDRPHDPAEDVTIAFDDPELAIPWPLPVTSMSQRDREAPSLAEVLKHKES; encoded by the coding sequence ATGAAAGCGACCGAAGTCCCGGCGATCGACGGCGCGTACCTCTTCGAGCCGACGCCGTACGCCGACGAGCGCGGCTTCTTCAGCCGCACCTTCGACGCCGACGTGGTCCGCTCGGTGGGCCTCGACCCGAACGCCTTCATCCAGGACAGCCTGTCCCGCTCGGTCCGGGGCGTGCTGCGCGGCCTGCACCTGCGCTCCGGTGCCGGGGAGGCCAAGCTCGTGCGGTGCTCGTACGGGAAGATCTTCGATGTCGTCGTGGACCTGCGGACGGACTCGCCGACCTACCGCAACCGGGCCTTCTTCGAACTGTCCGACGAGACGCAGGCGACCCTGTACATCCCGGCGGGGTGCGCGCACGGCTTCCAGGCCCTGACCGAGACCGCCGACACCTCGTACCGGATCGACCGCCCGCACGATCCGGCCGAGGACGTGACGATCGCCTTCGACGATCCGGAGCTCGCCATTCCGTGGCCGCTGCCGGTCACGTCGATGTCCCAGCGGGACCGGGAGGCCCCGAGCCTCGCCGAGGTCCTGAAGCACAAGGAGAGTTGA
- a CDS encoding DUF4910 domain-containing protein: MSTAGEEMHTLVERLYPLCRSITGDGVRATLEIVGEYIPLQVHEVPTGTQVLDWTVPQEWNIRDAYIADMAGNRVVDFAESSLHVLGYSVPVSATMPLSELREHLHTLPDHPSWVPYRTSYYKPEWGFCLAQETLDAMPDGEYEVRIDSTIADGHLTYAEHVVPGQVPDEVIVSCHVCHPSLANDNLAGIAVATFLARALAEQTPYYTYRFIFAPGTVGAITWLARNAERVERVKHGLVLACAGDSGQLTYKQSRRGDAEIDRVMRHVLTASERPHHVNEFTPYGYDERQYCSPGFDLGVGSLSRTPYAGYPEYHTSADNPDFVSPEAMADTLAVCREAFAVLDRNRRYINLSPYGEPQLGRRGLYDALGGRSDTKQAQMAMLWVLSLSDGEHGLLDVAERSGLPFDTVAAAADALHAAALIKE, translated from the coding sequence ATGAGCACGGCCGGCGAAGAAATGCACACCCTGGTGGAGCGGTTGTACCCGCTGTGCCGGAGCATCACCGGCGACGGGGTGCGCGCCACCCTGGAGATCGTCGGCGAGTACATCCCGCTGCAGGTGCACGAGGTGCCGACCGGGACGCAAGTGCTCGACTGGACGGTGCCCCAGGAGTGGAACATCCGCGACGCGTACATCGCGGACATGGCAGGCAACCGGGTCGTCGACTTCGCCGAGTCCAGCCTGCACGTGCTCGGCTACAGCGTGCCGGTGTCGGCGACCATGCCCCTCTCCGAGCTGCGTGAGCACCTGCACACCTTGCCGGACCATCCGAGCTGGGTGCCGTACCGCACCAGCTACTACAAGCCGGAGTGGGGATTCTGCCTGGCCCAGGAGACCCTGGACGCGATGCCGGACGGTGAGTACGAGGTCCGCATCGACTCGACCATCGCCGACGGTCACCTCACCTACGCCGAGCACGTGGTCCCCGGGCAGGTCCCGGACGAGGTGATCGTCTCCTGCCACGTCTGCCACCCGTCTCTGGCCAACGACAACCTGGCCGGCATCGCGGTGGCGACGTTCCTGGCGCGGGCGCTCGCGGAGCAGACGCCTTACTACACCTACCGGTTCATCTTCGCGCCCGGCACCGTCGGGGCGATCACTTGGCTGGCGCGCAACGCGGAGCGGGTGGAGCGGGTCAAGCACGGCCTTGTGCTGGCCTGCGCCGGTGACTCGGGCCAGTTGACGTACAAGCAGAGCAGGCGCGGCGACGCGGAGATCGACCGGGTGATGCGGCACGTGCTCACCGCGTCCGAACGCCCGCACCACGTCAACGAGTTCACGCCGTACGGCTACGACGAGCGGCAGTACTGCTCCCCCGGGTTCGATCTCGGCGTGGGCTCGCTCAGCCGGACGCCGTACGCGGGCTACCCCGAGTACCACACCTCGGCGGACAACCCGGACTTCGTCTCCCCGGAGGCGATGGCGGACACCCTCGCCGTCTGCCGCGAGGCATTCGCCGTGCTCGACCGCAATCGGAGGTACATCAACCTCAGCCCTTACGGCGAACCCCAGCTGGGCAGGCGTGGGTTGTACGACGCGCTCGGCGGTCGCAGCGACACGAAGCAGGCCCAGATGGCCATGCTCTGGGTGCTCAGCCTCTCCGACGGCGAGCACGGTCTTCTTGACGTGGCCGAGCGCTCCGGGCTGCCGTTCGACACCGTCGCCGCCGCGGCCGACGCCCTGCACGCCGCCGCGCTGATCAAGGAATGA
- a CDS encoding phosphatase PAP2 family protein gives MPLTRVTAGPANRVAGRWVGHDGGLALDRLAGADSEPAVLPAALRAWLGLIAALAALVVVLLGVLYAGHSEPGTVDRWVIEPTADSVRPPWRYVALATDFLGEPAGSATLIVAVVAGCLLLRRPRAAVFVVVGVGVTVVTATLLKFLVGRTIHGDDNLSYPSGHTAFLTALVLMMALLAAGRLGLGRTAGTLLVLAAALVAGAAMGWAQVALGAHYPTDVLGGWCTALAVTPATAWLVDRTADRRADRTADAGRQEHR, from the coding sequence ATGCCCTTGACCAGGGTGACGGCCGGGCCGGCGAACAGGGTCGCCGGACGGTGGGTCGGACATGACGGGGGGCTCGCGTTGGATCGCCTGGCCGGAGCGGATTCGGAGCCCGCGGTGCTGCCCGCCGCGCTACGCGCCTGGCTCGGGCTGATCGCGGCCCTCGCCGCGCTGGTGGTCGTCCTGCTCGGAGTGCTGTACGCCGGCCACAGCGAGCCCGGCACGGTGGACAGATGGGTCATCGAGCCGACGGCGGACAGCGTGCGGCCGCCGTGGCGGTACGTCGCTCTGGCCACGGACTTCCTGGGGGAGCCCGCCGGGTCGGCGACGCTGATCGTGGCCGTCGTGGCGGGCTGCCTGTTGCTTCGGCGCCCTCGAGCAGCTGTGTTCGTCGTTGTGGGAGTAGGCGTGACCGTCGTGACGGCGACGCTGCTCAAGTTCCTTGTGGGACGCACCATCCACGGTGACGACAACCTGTCCTACCCCAGCGGGCACACCGCCTTCCTCACCGCGCTCGTCCTCATGATGGCGCTGCTCGCGGCGGGCCGGCTCGGCCTCGGCAGGACGGCCGGGACGCTGCTCGTGCTCGCCGCCGCGCTGGTTGCCGGTGCCGCCATGGGCTGGGCGCAGGTCGCCCTGGGCGCCCACTACCCGACCGACGTCCTCGGAGGCTGGTGCACGGCGCTGGCGGTGACACCGGCGACCGCGTGGCTGGTCGACCGGACGGCCGACCGGCGGGCCGACCGGACGGCCGACGCCGGTCGGCAGGAGCATCGCTGA
- a CDS encoding PIG-L deacetylase family protein produces MIRLGAGRLERVVAVGAHCDDIAIGAGGTLLTLCLAHPGIRVDALVLSGGGSEREQEERAALAAFCPGADLRLTVLKLPDGRMPVHWDEAKAAVEELRQETEPDLILAPRVDDAHQDHRGLAQLIPTAFRDHLVLGYEIVKWDGDLGRMGAYQPLTPEIAEQKVGLLHEHYSSQRHRPWYDREAFLGLARIRGIECHARYAEAFAVTKLTLDLGE; encoded by the coding sequence GTGATCCGGCTCGGGGCCGGGCGCCTGGAGCGGGTCGTCGCGGTGGGCGCGCACTGCGACGACATCGCCATCGGCGCCGGCGGCACACTCCTCACGCTGTGCCTCGCGCACCCGGGTATCCGCGTCGACGCGCTGGTGCTCTCCGGCGGTGGCAGCGAGCGCGAGCAGGAGGAGCGGGCCGCGCTCGCCGCTTTCTGCCCGGGCGCCGACCTGCGCCTCACCGTGCTCAAGCTGCCGGACGGCCGAATGCCCGTGCACTGGGACGAGGCCAAGGCCGCGGTCGAGGAACTGCGCCAGGAGACCGAGCCGGATCTGATCCTGGCCCCGCGCGTCGATGACGCGCACCAGGATCACCGCGGCCTGGCCCAGCTGATACCCACCGCGTTCCGCGACCACCTCGTGCTCGGCTACGAGATCGTCAAGTGGGACGGCGATCTCGGCCGTATGGGGGCGTACCAGCCCCTGACCCCGGAGATCGCCGAACAGAAGGTGGGGCTGCTGCACGAGCACTACTCCTCGCAGCGGCACCGCCCCTGGTACGACCGGGAGGCCTTCCTCGGCCTCGCCCGGATCCGCGGAATCGAATGCCACGCGCGCTACGCCGAGGCGTTCGCCGTCACCAAACTCACTCTCGACCTGGGGGAATGA
- a CDS encoding class I SAM-dependent methyltransferase: MTRCRLCGSVALASVVDLGATPPCESFLAADQLDKPEPAYPLHLQVCTDCWLAQIPPLITPEETFSEYAYFSSFSTSWVEHARTFVADAVQKVDLGPDAFVVEVASNDGYLLKHVVDRGIRCLGIEPSVNVGATARDAGVPTLTEFLSPDTGSAVRAEHGPADLVVANNVYAHIPDVVGFTQGLRALVADDGWVSIEVQHLLTLIEDNQYDTIYHEHFQYYTVASAIRALASGGLTLVDVELLPTHGGSIRLWARPAEAAGEPSQRVAEVLDREKAAGLQELSGYTEFSARVAKVRRDLLKFLIEAAERGQTVVGYGAPGKGNTLLNHCGIRPDLLAYTVDRNPYKHGRFTPGTRIPILAPERIAADQPDYVLILPWNLRAELVEQLSFVHEWGGRLVFPIPELSIVEGTS, translated from the coding sequence ATGACACGATGCCGACTCTGCGGCTCGGTGGCGCTTGCGAGCGTCGTCGATCTGGGGGCGACCCCGCCGTGCGAGAGCTTTCTCGCCGCGGATCAACTGGACAAGCCGGAACCGGCTTACCCGCTGCACCTGCAGGTCTGCACCGACTGCTGGCTCGCGCAGATTCCGCCGCTGATCACGCCGGAGGAGACGTTCAGCGAGTACGCGTACTTCTCCTCCTTCTCCACCTCCTGGGTGGAGCACGCGCGTACGTTCGTCGCCGACGCCGTACAAAAGGTGGATCTGGGCCCCGACGCCTTCGTGGTCGAGGTCGCGAGCAACGACGGGTACCTGCTCAAGCACGTGGTGGACCGGGGGATCCGCTGCCTCGGCATCGAGCCGTCGGTGAACGTCGGCGCGACGGCGCGGGACGCGGGGGTGCCCACACTCACGGAGTTCCTGAGCCCGGACACCGGATCGGCGGTCCGCGCCGAACACGGCCCGGCGGACCTGGTCGTGGCCAACAACGTGTACGCGCACATCCCCGACGTGGTCGGGTTCACGCAGGGGCTGCGCGCCCTGGTCGCCGACGACGGCTGGGTCTCCATCGAGGTGCAGCACCTGCTGACCCTGATCGAGGACAACCAGTACGACACGATCTACCACGAGCACTTCCAGTACTACACGGTCGCGTCCGCGATCCGGGCGCTCGCCAGCGGTGGACTCACGCTCGTGGACGTCGAGTTGCTGCCCACGCACGGCGGCTCCATCAGGTTGTGGGCCCGGCCCGCCGAGGCGGCGGGAGAACCTTCGCAGCGGGTGGCCGAGGTCCTCGACCGGGAGAAGGCCGCCGGGCTGCAGGAGCTGTCCGGGTACACCGAGTTCTCCGCGCGGGTGGCCAAGGTGCGCCGGGACCTCCTCAAGTTCCTCATCGAGGCGGCCGAGCGCGGCCAGACGGTCGTCGGCTACGGCGCCCCCGGCAAGGGCAACACCCTGCTCAACCACTGCGGTATCCGGCCCGACCTGCTCGCGTACACGGTCGACCGCAACCCCTACAAGCACGGCAGGTTCACCCCGGGCACCCGGATCCCGATCCTGGCGCCCGAGCGGATAGCCGCCGACCAGCCGGACTACGTGCTCATCCTGCCGTGGAACCTGCGGGCCGAGCTCGTCGAGCAGCTGTCCTTCGTGCACGAATGGGGCGGCCGCCTTGTCTTTCCCATCCCGGAACTGAGCATTGTCGAGGGCACATCATGA
- a CDS encoding glycosyltransferase family 2 protein: protein MTAQPRLSIGLPVYNGEEYLAESLDALLGQTYEDFELVISDNASTDGTQDICRKYAAQDSRIRYIRLLRNIGAAPNHNYVFTRCQGELFKWASHDDLYARDLLLRCVEALDERPDVVLAHSGQAVIDGEGQVKVPYEYGIATDSPHAPERFRSFLFEPGGDDFYGVMRADMLRRVKPHDSYHHADRTFVAEIVLHGPFHQVPELLYFRRDHPTRAERANPSKRSRCVNLDPRRAGPLHPTPRLLAEYVWGFTSAIRRAPLSAADRRACYRHLAAWMTSRVRPGAGERVEDRAPADPGGLTVSVDDVVAGREGRGGGQA, encoded by the coding sequence ATGACCGCGCAACCCAGGCTGAGCATCGGCCTGCCCGTGTACAACGGCGAGGAGTATCTCGCCGAGTCGCTCGACGCCCTGCTCGGCCAGACCTACGAGGACTTCGAGCTGGTCATCTCCGACAACGCCTCGACCGACGGAACCCAGGACATCTGCCGCAAGTACGCCGCGCAGGACTCACGCATCCGCTACATCCGCCTCCTGCGCAACATCGGCGCCGCGCCGAACCACAACTACGTGTTCACCCGGTGCCAGGGCGAGCTGTTCAAGTGGGCCTCGCACGACGACCTCTACGCCCGGGACCTGCTGCTGCGCTGCGTGGAGGCGCTGGACGAGCGGCCGGACGTGGTCCTCGCGCACTCCGGCCAGGCGGTCATCGACGGCGAGGGGCAGGTGAAGGTCCCCTACGAGTACGGGATCGCCACCGACTCGCCGCACGCGCCGGAGCGGTTCCGCAGTTTCCTGTTCGAGCCCGGGGGCGACGACTTCTACGGGGTGATGCGGGCCGACATGCTGCGCCGGGTGAAGCCGCACGACAGCTACCACCACGCGGACCGCACGTTCGTCGCCGAGATCGTCCTGCACGGGCCCTTCCACCAGGTGCCCGAGCTCCTCTACTTCCGCCGCGACCACCCCACCCGCGCCGAGCGGGCCAACCCGAGCAAGCGCTCCCGGTGCGTCAACCTGGACCCGCGCCGGGCGGGCCCGCTGCACCCGACGCCCCGACTGCTCGCCGAGTACGTCTGGGGCTTCACCTCGGCGATCCGGCGGGCGCCGCTGTCCGCGGCCGACCGGCGCGCCTGCTATCGCCACCTGGCCGCGTGGATGACGAGCCGGGTCCGTCCCGGCGCGGGCGAGCGGGTCGAGGACCGCGCGCCGGCCGACCCGGGCGGCCTCACCGTCTCCGTCGACGACGTCGTCGCGGGCCGTGAAGGCCGTGGAGGTGGGCAGGCATGA
- a CDS encoding NAD-dependent epimerase/dehydratase family protein, translating into MRVLLTGHQGYLGTVMAPVLTAAGHEVVGLDAGLFADCVLGPPPADPSGHRVDLRDITAEHVADVDAVIHLAALSNDPLGSLAPELTYDINHHASVQLARLAREAGVRRFLYASTCSVYGAAGGGDLVTEDAPLRPVTPYAESKVRVEDDLHALADGDFSPVYMRNATAFGYSPRLRADIVLNNLVGHALLSGEVLVLSDGTPWRPLVHAADIARAFTAALDAPREAVHDRAFNIGSEVNNVTVAEIAEQVAAAVSGSKVVITGENGADPRSYRVDFSRFRAAIPGFDCEWTVKQGALELADAYRKFGLTREDFEQRFTRLAVLRAASEAGSVDDTLRRRG; encoded by the coding sequence TTGCGCGTACTGCTCACCGGACACCAGGGATACCTGGGCACCGTCATGGCCCCGGTACTCACGGCCGCCGGACACGAGGTCGTCGGCCTTGACGCAGGCCTTTTCGCCGACTGCGTCCTTGGTCCGCCGCCCGCTGACCCGTCAGGGCACCGGGTGGACCTGCGCGACATCACGGCCGAGCACGTGGCCGACGTGGACGCCGTGATCCACCTGGCCGCGCTGTCCAACGACCCGTTGGGATCGCTTGCGCCGGAGCTCACCTACGACATCAATCACCACGCCTCCGTGCAGCTCGCCCGGCTGGCCCGCGAGGCGGGAGTGCGGCGCTTCCTGTACGCGTCGACCTGCTCGGTCTATGGAGCCGCCGGGGGCGGCGACCTGGTGACCGAGGACGCCCCGCTGCGCCCTGTGACGCCGTACGCGGAGTCCAAGGTGCGGGTGGAGGACGACCTGCACGCGCTGGCCGACGGCGACTTCAGCCCGGTCTACATGCGCAACGCCACCGCCTTCGGCTACTCCCCCAGGCTGCGCGCCGACATCGTGCTGAACAACCTGGTGGGCCACGCACTCCTGTCCGGCGAGGTCCTCGTGCTCTCCGACGGCACCCCGTGGCGTCCGCTGGTGCACGCCGCCGACATCGCACGGGCCTTCACGGCCGCGCTGGACGCGCCGCGGGAAGCGGTGCACGACCGGGCGTTCAACATCGGCAGCGAGGTCAACAACGTCACGGTCGCCGAGATCGCCGAGCAGGTCGCCGCGGCGGTGTCCGGCTCGAAGGTGGTCATCACCGGCGAGAACGGTGCCGATCCACGCTCGTACCGGGTGGACTTCTCCCGGTTCCGCGCCGCGATCCCCGGCTTCGACTGCGAGTGGACCGTGAAGCAGGGCGCCCTCGAACTCGCCGACGCCTATCGGAAGTTCGGGCTGACCCGGGAGGACTTCGAGCAACGCTTCACCCGCCTCGCCGTGCTGCGCGCGGCGTCCGAGGCCGGCTCCGTCGACGACACGCTGCGGCGGCGCGGATGA
- a CDS encoding polysaccharide pyruvyl transferase family protein: MRSADEPPVRVGVFGLLGSGNLGNDGSLEAVLGYLRAEHPEAAVDALCGGPEVVASRYRIPATRLHWYRGEYRTASRAGAIAAKGLGKLVDVVRTAAWVRRHDVVIVPGMGVLEATLPLRPWGFPYSLFLLCASGRLVGTRVALVGVGADTISDRPTRALVRWAARLATYRSYRDALSRDAMRAMGVNTTRDEVYPDLAFALPTQPASAPSGAPGPVCVGVMAFHGGNDDRDRAEEIYRRYLDGTTRFVRALVEDGRPVRLVTGDACDAPVVTAIIDAVDSPLVTASDAASLADLMKEMAAADSVVATRYHNLICALKVGTPTLALSYAAKSDALMTEMGLAAYRHPAREVDADRLLEQFRELEQRSAELRRTLAERNAAAARRLEHQFTALTAALFPTADRTYAHAHAKRETP, translated from the coding sequence ATGAGGTCCGCGGACGAACCCCCGGTGCGCGTGGGGGTGTTCGGCCTGCTCGGCTCCGGCAACCTCGGCAACGACGGATCGCTCGAGGCCGTGCTCGGCTACCTTCGCGCCGAGCACCCGGAGGCTGCCGTGGACGCGCTGTGCGGTGGCCCCGAAGTCGTCGCGAGCAGGTATCGGATCCCCGCGACGCGGCTGCACTGGTACCGCGGGGAGTACCGGACCGCGTCCCGTGCGGGCGCGATCGCGGCCAAGGGTCTGGGCAAACTCGTCGACGTCGTACGCACCGCCGCCTGGGTGCGCAGGCACGACGTGGTGATCGTGCCGGGCATGGGCGTCCTGGAGGCCACGCTGCCGCTGCGCCCGTGGGGCTTCCCGTACTCGCTGTTCCTGCTCTGCGCGAGCGGCCGTCTGGTCGGCACCCGGGTCGCGCTGGTCGGCGTCGGCGCGGACACGATCAGCGACCGGCCGACCCGGGCGCTGGTGCGCTGGGCGGCGCGGCTTGCCACGTACCGGTCGTACCGGGACGCCCTGTCCCGCGACGCGATGCGGGCGATGGGCGTGAACACCACGCGGGACGAGGTGTATCCGGACCTCGCCTTCGCCCTGCCGACGCAGCCGGCGAGCGCGCCCTCAGGTGCGCCGGGCCCGGTATGTGTCGGTGTCATGGCGTTCCACGGCGGCAACGACGACCGCGACCGGGCCGAGGAGATCTACCGGCGTTACCTCGACGGGACGACCCGTTTCGTCCGCGCGCTGGTGGAGGACGGCAGGCCGGTCCGGCTGGTCACCGGCGACGCGTGCGATGCGCCGGTGGTCACGGCGATCATCGACGCGGTGGACTCGCCGCTGGTCACCGCCTCCGACGCGGCCTCCCTCGCCGACCTGATGAAGGAGATGGCGGCTGCCGACTCCGTGGTGGCGACCCGCTATCACAACCTGATCTGCGCCCTGAAGGTCGGCACACCGACGCTCGCGCTCAGCTACGCGGCGAAGAGCGACGCGCTCATGACCGAGATGGGCCTTGCCGCGTACCGCCACCCGGCCCGCGAGGTCGACGCCGACCGGCTGCTCGAACAGTTCCGTGAGCTGGAGCAGCGGTCGGCGGAGCTGCGGCGGACGCTCGCCGAGCGGAACGCGGCCGCCGCCCGGCGTCTGGAGCACCAATTCACCGCCCTGACCGCGGCCTTGTTCCCGACGGCCGACCGCACCTATGCCCACGCCCATGCAAAGCGGGAGACCCCATGA
- a CDS encoding glucose-1-phosphate cytidylyltransferase, with translation MKVVLFCGGYGMRMRSGAADDVPKPMAMVGPRPLIWHVMRYYAHFGHTEFILCLGYGAHHIKNFFLNYEETTSNDFVLRGGRPELLSTDISDWTITFAQTGIESPIGERLRRVRHHLDGDEMFLANYADVLTDAPLPEMIEKFAGRDAGASMMVVPPQSSFHCVELGEDGLVGGITPVSELPMWENGGYFVLRQEVFDHIPENGDLVADGCAQLAKQGRLVAHQHRGFWKPTDTVKERAALDEAHARGDRPWAVWERDSAGVSA, from the coding sequence ATGAAGGTCGTACTGTTCTGCGGTGGTTACGGGATGCGCATGCGCAGCGGCGCTGCCGACGACGTGCCCAAGCCGATGGCCATGGTCGGCCCCCGGCCGCTGATCTGGCATGTCATGCGCTACTACGCGCACTTCGGGCACACGGAGTTCATCCTGTGCCTCGGATACGGGGCTCACCACATCAAGAACTTCTTCCTCAACTACGAGGAGACGACGTCCAACGACTTCGTGCTGCGTGGCGGGCGGCCCGAGTTACTGTCCACCGACATCTCGGACTGGACGATCACGTTCGCGCAGACCGGCATCGAGTCCCCCATCGGGGAGCGGCTGCGCCGGGTACGCCACCACCTGGACGGCGACGAGATGTTCCTCGCCAACTACGCGGACGTACTGACCGATGCACCGCTGCCGGAGATGATCGAGAAGTTCGCCGGGCGCGACGCCGGTGCGTCGATGATGGTGGTGCCGCCGCAGTCCTCGTTCCACTGCGTGGAGCTGGGCGAGGACGGTCTGGTCGGCGGCATCACCCCGGTGAGCGAACTGCCCATGTGGGAGAACGGCGGCTACTTCGTGCTCCGCCAGGAGGTCTTCGACCACATACCGGAGAACGGGGACCTGGTCGCCGACGGTTGCGCCCAACTGGCCAAGCAGGGCCGCCTCGTGGCGCACCAGCACCGCGGTTTCTGGAAGCCGACGGACACCGTGAAGGAGCGGGCCGCGCTGGACGAGGCCCATGCCCGGGGTGACCGCCCGTGGGCCGTGTGGGAGCGGGACAGTGCCGGGGTGAGCGCGTGA